A DNA window from Arachis duranensis cultivar V14167 chromosome 3, aradu.V14167.gnm2.J7QH, whole genome shotgun sequence contains the following coding sequences:
- the LOC107476744 gene encoding DNA-directed RNA polymerases II, IV and V subunit 8B — MVDVLFDDIFRVEKLNPDDKKYFDKVTRIEARSERFDMFMHLDINSEVYPLKVGQKFALLLVPTLNLDGTPDTGYYIGGNRHSLADNFEYVMHGKLYKITEDSTRENVEVLISFGGLLMMMKGDPSHCNKFELDQKLYLLMRKV, encoded by the exons ATGGTGGACGTTCTTTTTGATGATATCTTCAGAGTGGAAAAACTCAACCCCGATGACAAGAAATACTTCGATAAAG TAACACGCATTGAAGCAAGAAGTGAGAGGTTTGACATGTTCATGCACCTAGACATCAATTCTGAGGTGTATCCTTTGAAGGTTGGACAGAAATTTGCCCTTTTACTTGTTCCAACTCTTAATCTTGATGGAACACCAGACACTGGCTATTATATTGGG GGCAATCGGCACTCACTCGCTGACAATTTTGAATACGTCATGCATGGGAAGCTCTACAAGATAACAGAGGATTCAACGCGCGAAAATGT GGAGGTTCTTATTTCATTTGGTGGGcttctgatgatgatgaagggAGATCCCTCTCATTGCAACAAGTTTGAGCTTGATCAGAAGCTTTATCTTCTCATGAGGAAAGTATGA